In Xiphias gladius isolate SHS-SW01 ecotype Sanya breed wild chromosome 16, ASM1685928v1, whole genome shotgun sequence, a genomic segment contains:
- the zgc:172182 gene encoding coiled-coil domain-containing protein 89 isoform X1 — MATPQRNAEDIMNATEHMDSIQKSVDKLLSLSAEDTTESEKLRSRIDEQSSLICILKQRADELLLRSQALQKINTELEARVTDCQKELDSERKKAELLEKRFMDLAANNQAIIAFMDEYKNQNAQLKIENKQLQSENDTIFSQKLQDKEVFVQKLMQEIKMLTENYTNKENEYWEKLAECQSTLLEQATQHQDKEASLLHQLHEAQQQRRGAVEMCKDMTLKLEKAEENHALREMNTRESITSLTKERDKLLSLSMQRGRVIQEKQEEIQQLERKWKEEIQSRAEAEDRFKKDAEAVSANVKVKSLQCALDESVTKYEKLKKDFQAFREHSTRLLTQERELNKKLRHMIG; from the exons ATGGCAACCCCGCAGAGAAATGCAGAAGACATCATGAACGCGACGGAG CATATGGACAGCATTCAGAAGTCAGTGGACAAGCTTCTAAGCCTTTCTGCAGAGGATACAACCGAGTCAGAAAAGCTGCGTTCCAGGATAGATGAACAGTCAAGTCTGATCTGCATACTGAAACAGAGGGCAGATGAACTGCTTCTTCGATCTCAAGCCCTGCAAAAAATCAATACCGAGCTGGAAGCCAGAGTAACAGACTGCCAGAAAGAACTGGACagcgaaagaaagaaagcagagttATTAGAGAAGAGATTTATGGATTTAGCTGCCAACAATCAAGCAATTATTGCTTTCATGGATGAGTACAAAAATCAGAATGCCCAGTTAAagatagaaaacaaacagctgcagtCAGAAAATGACACGATTTTCTCCCAAAAATTACAAGATAAAGAAGTGTTTGTGCAAAAATTGATGCAAGAAATCAAAATGCTGACAGAGAAttatacaaataaagaaaatgaatattg GGAGAAATTGGCCGAATGCCAGTCAACACTCCTGGAACAGGCAACTCAGCATCAAGACAAGGAGGCATCGCTACTTCATCAATTGCATGAGGCTCAGCAGCAGCGAAGAGGTGCTGTAGAGATGTGCAAAG ACATGACGCTGAAGCTAGAAAAGGCTGAAGAAAACCATGCTTTGAGGGAGATGAACACGAGAGAAAGCATAACAAGCCTCACCAAAGAGAGGGACAAACTGTTATCCCTGTCTATGCAAAGAGGAAGAGTGATACAG gagaaacaagaggaaatccagcagctggagagaaaatggaaagaagaaatacaATCACGGGCAGAAGCTGAGGATAG GTTTAAAAAGGATGCAGAAGCTGTTAGTGCAAATGTAAAAGTGAAGTCCCTGCAGTGTGCTCTTGATGAATCCGTGACAAAGTATGAGAAGCTTAAAAAG GATTTCCAAGCCTTCAGAGAACACAGCACTAGGCTCCTTACACAAGAGAGGGAGTTGAATAAGAAACTTCGCCACATGATAGGCTAA
- the zgc:172182 gene encoding coiled-coil domain-containing protein 89 isoform X2 — MATPQRNAEDIMNATEHMDSIQKSVDKLLSLSAEDTTESEKLRSRIDEQSSLICILKQRADELLLRSQALQKINTELEARVTDCQKELDSERKKAELLEKRFMDLAANNQAIIAFMDEYKNQNAQLKIENKQLQSENDTIFSQKLQDKEVFVQKLMQEIKMLTENYTNKENEYWEKLAECQSTLLEQATQHQDKEASLLHQLHEAQQQRRDMTLKLEKAEENHALREMNTRESITSLTKERDKLLSLSMQRGRVIQEKQEEIQQLERKWKEEIQSRAEAEDRFKKDAEAVSANVKVKSLQCALDESVTKYEKLKKDFQAFREHSTRLLTQERELNKKLRHMIG; from the exons ATGGCAACCCCGCAGAGAAATGCAGAAGACATCATGAACGCGACGGAG CATATGGACAGCATTCAGAAGTCAGTGGACAAGCTTCTAAGCCTTTCTGCAGAGGATACAACCGAGTCAGAAAAGCTGCGTTCCAGGATAGATGAACAGTCAAGTCTGATCTGCATACTGAAACAGAGGGCAGATGAACTGCTTCTTCGATCTCAAGCCCTGCAAAAAATCAATACCGAGCTGGAAGCCAGAGTAACAGACTGCCAGAAAGAACTGGACagcgaaagaaagaaagcagagttATTAGAGAAGAGATTTATGGATTTAGCTGCCAACAATCAAGCAATTATTGCTTTCATGGATGAGTACAAAAATCAGAATGCCCAGTTAAagatagaaaacaaacagctgcagtCAGAAAATGACACGATTTTCTCCCAAAAATTACAAGATAAAGAAGTGTTTGTGCAAAAATTGATGCAAGAAATCAAAATGCTGACAGAGAAttatacaaataaagaaaatgaatattg GGAGAAATTGGCCGAATGCCAGTCAACACTCCTGGAACAGGCAACTCAGCATCAAGACAAGGAGGCATCGCTACTTCATCAATTGCATGAGGCTCAGCAGCAGCGAAGAG ACATGACGCTGAAGCTAGAAAAGGCTGAAGAAAACCATGCTTTGAGGGAGATGAACACGAGAGAAAGCATAACAAGCCTCACCAAAGAGAGGGACAAACTGTTATCCCTGTCTATGCAAAGAGGAAGAGTGATACAG gagaaacaagaggaaatccagcagctggagagaaaatggaaagaagaaatacaATCACGGGCAGAAGCTGAGGATAG GTTTAAAAAGGATGCAGAAGCTGTTAGTGCAAATGTAAAAGTGAAGTCCCTGCAGTGTGCTCTTGATGAATCCGTGACAAAGTATGAGAAGCTTAAAAAG GATTTCCAAGCCTTCAGAGAACACAGCACTAGGCTCCTTACACAAGAGAGGGAGTTGAATAAGAAACTTCGCCACATGATAGGCTAA
- the LOC120801286 gene encoding LOW QUALITY PROTEIN: ATP synthase subunit beta, mitochondrial-like (The sequence of the model RefSeq protein was modified relative to this genomic sequence to represent the inferred CDS: inserted 1 base in 1 codon), with protein MLGAVGRCCSGALQAFKPGVRSIKTVSARHAALNSTRGYAVPAAQAALANGRIVAVIGAVVDVQFDEGLPPILNALEVAGRESRLVLEVAQHLGENTVRTIAMDGTEGLVRGQRVLDTGAPIRIPVGPETLGRIMNVIGEPIDERGPISTKQTAPIHAEAPEFTDMSVEQEILVTGIKVVDLLAPYAKGGKIGLFGGAGVGKTVLIMELINNVAKAHGGYSVFAGVGERTREGNDLYHEMIESGVINLKDTTSKVALVYGQMNEPPGARXRVALTGLTVAEYFRDQEGQDVLLFIDNIFRFTQAGSEVSALLGRIPSAVGYQPTLATDMGTMQERITTTKKGSITSVQAIYVPADDLTDPAPATTFAHLDATTVLSRAIAELGIYPAVDPLDSTSRIMDPNIVGAEHYDVARGVQKILQDYKSLQDIIAILGMDELSEEDKLTVARARKIQRFLSQPFQVAEVFTGHLGKLVPLKETIKGFKSILAGEYDALPEQAFYMVGPIEEVVQKAEKLAEEHS; from the exons ATGTTGGGTGCCGTGGGACGGTGCTGCAGCGGGGCTCTGCAGGCTTTTAAGCCTGGGGTTAGATCCATAAAGACGGTCAGTGCGAGACATGCGGCTCTCAATTCGA CCAGGGGCTACGCTGTCCCAGCTGCTCAGGCTGCACTGGCCAACGGCCGCATAGTGGCAGTGATTGGTGCCGTGGTGGATGTCCAGTTTGATGAAGGCCTTCCTCCCATTCTCAATGCACTGGAGGTGGCTGGCCGGGAGAGCAGGCTGGTGCTTGAGGTGGCACAGCATCTGG GTGAAAACACAGTCAGGACAATTGCCATGGATGGTACAGAGGGTCTGGTCCGTGGTCAGCGGGTTCTGGACACGGGAGCCCCCATCAGGATCCCTGTGGGCCCTGAGACCTTGGGCAGGATCATGAATGTCATTGGAGAACCCATTGATGAGAGGGGTCCAATTAGCACCAAACA GACTGCTCCTATTCATGCTGAAGCCCCTGAGTTCACGGACATGAGTGTGGAGCAGGAGATCCTGGTCACTGGCATCAAAGTAGTAGATCTGCTGGCACCCTATGCCAAGGGTGGAAAGATTG GTCTTTTTGGCGGAGCTGGTGTTGGCAAGACTGTATTAATTATGGAGCTGATCAACAACGTAGCCAAAGCTCACGGTGGTTACTCTGTGTTTGCCGGAGTGGGAGAGCGAACCCGTGAGGGAAATGACTTGTACCATGAAATGATTGAGTCCGGTGTCATTAACCTGAAGGACACCACCTCAAAG GTAGCGCTGGTGTACGGTCAGATGAACGAGCCCCCAGGTGCCC GCCGAGTTGCTCTTACTGGTCTGACTGTTGCCGAGTACTTCCGTGATCAGGAGGGACAGGACGTGCTGCTCTTCATCGACAACATCTTTAGGTTTACCCAGGCTGGATCAGAG GTTTCTGCCCTGTTGGGTCGTATCCCCTCTGCTGTGGGTTACCAGCCTACCCTGGCCACTGATATGGGTACAATGCAGGAAAGAATTACAACCACTAAGAAGGGCTCCATCACTTCAGTACAA GCTATCTATGTGCCTGCTGATGACTTAACGGACCCTGCTCCCGCCACAACGTTTGCCCACTTGGATGCAACAACTGTGCTCTCCCGTGCCATTGCTGAGCTTGGTATCTATCCTGCTGTGGACCCTCTGGATTCCACCTCCCGCATCATGGACCCCAACATTGTTGGGGCTGAACACTACGATGTTGCTCGTGGTGTACAGAAGATTCTTCAG gattacAAATCATTGCAGGACATCATCGCTATCCTGGGTATGGATGAATTGTCTGAGGAAGACAAGTTGACTGTAGCCCGTGCTCGCAAGATCCAGCGCTTCTTGTCGCAGCCCTTCCAGGTAGCAGAGGTATTTACTGGCCACTTGGGCAAGCTGGTACCTCTCAAGGAAACAATCAAAGGTTTCAAGAGCATTCTAGCAG GTGAATACGATGCCTTGCCAGAGCAAGCTTTCTACATGGTGGGTCCCATTGAAGAAGTAGTCCAGAAGGCTGAGAAACTGGCAGAAGAACATTCATAA